The DNA region AAAAAGTGCAGCAATATTTAACTCAATTATTCAAAAAAATGGTAAAAAACTTCCTGTAATTAAAAATTGGCTTAAATTTAAAGATTTATGGGAATTTAATTATGATTTAAATAAAGCTATAAAAAATGAAGAAGGAGTAATTTATGAATAGCAAAGAAAAAATTTTATCAAAAATAAAAAATCTTCCAATTAAAAATTTTACTTTACAAAGAGAAGATCCTGTAGTTCATATAAAATCTTATAGCGATGATTTAGTGGAAGAATATATTGCAAGAGCAACTGAAAATAAAGCGAATGTTATAAAAACTAATTTGTCAAATTTAGAAAAAAATATTAATGAAATCATCCAAAAAGAAAATGTTAAAAATTTGATATATCCAAATGGATTGCCAATAAATTTGGATGAAATTAAAATAAATAATAAATTCAAATTTGATAAGCCTATAGAAAGCTTTAAAACTGAACTTTTTAACTATGATACTTCAATTATAAATGCAAATAGTGCTGTAAGTTCTCATGGAGTGTTTTGCGTAATTTCTAGTAAAATTCAACCAAGACTTCTTAGTCTTACACCAAAACTTTGCATAGTGTTACTAAAAAAAGAAAATATTGTTAAAAGTTTAAGCGCAGCATTTAATGATATAAAAAAACAAAATGAAACTATACCAACAAACATACTTTTTATATCAGGTCCTTCAAGAACCTCAGATATTGAATTAAAAACAGTTATGGGGG from Campylobacter ureolyticus includes:
- a CDS encoding LutC/YkgG family protein codes for the protein MNSKEKILSKIKNLPIKNFTLQREDPVVHIKSYSDDLVEEYIARATENKANVIKTNLSNLEKNINEIIQKENVKNLIYPNGLPINLDEIKINNKFKFDKPIESFKTELFNYDTSIINANSAVSSHGVFCVISSKIQPRLLSLTPKLCIVLLKKENIVKSLSAAFNDIKKQNETIPTNILFISGPSRTSDIELKTVMGVHGSQIVYVLVY